Proteins from a genomic interval of Nematostella vectensis chromosome 5, jaNemVect1.1, whole genome shotgun sequence:
- the LOC116616146 gene encoding tetratricopeptide repeat protein 37-like: MVRTNRTLYPASILGSGTLPTTSDPPLDASNLTSRSTYALRASQKALRMYPGHLTNWAVFVSAVTANGIAVESVTREKGLHRLALKLSRYVSSKASQEKDDLLQSLGTRPSGSHASLADAVYKWTVLHTGYCLLNCGLTQEALQHCEQVLAAYSDVPQLSTDVHFLKDRVLLQMGDSLETGLNSLQASVLSSPHHSAHAWELVAQVQSKLGAPMAAELCYRQCLQAGSGKRSTSWRLVPLIRLALLALQQIQANEANRERWEALCTEASTEVLKLDPSCTAARLIQAVAQCILGNTRSARRSLQCVCDTKSAASLVARYWLLQLPSK, translated from the exons ATGGTTAGG ACAAACCGCACTTTATATCCTGCGAGTATCTTGGGTTCAGGCACATTACCCACCACAAGCGACCCGCCACTCGACGCTTCAAATCTAACGTCGCGTTCAACGTACGCTCTGCGTGCTTCCCAGAAGGCTCTGCGCATGTACCCTGGACACTTGACCAACTGGGCTGTTTTTGTGTCTGCTGTAACTGCCAATGGTATTGCAGTGGAGAGCGTGACTAGAGAGAAAGGTTTACACCGCCTTGCTCTGAAGCTATCAAGATATGTCAGTTCTAAAG CTTCTCAAGAAAAAGATGATCTCCTACAGAGCCTCGGTACCAGGCCCTCAGGGTCACACGCGTCGCTTGCTGACGCTGTCTACAAGTGGACCGTGCTTCACACGGGCTACTGCTTGCTGAACTGCGGGCTCACGCAGGAAGCTTTGCAGCACTGTGAACAA GTCCTTGCTGCATATAGCGATGTTCCTCAGCTATCAACCGATGTTCACTTCCTCAAGGATCGAGTTTTACTGCAGATGGGGGACTCGCTGGAAACTGGGCTAAACTCGCTCCAGGCCTCCGTGCTGTCGAGTCCACACCACTCTGCGCATGCGTGGGAG CTCGTCGCACAAGTTCAGAGCAAACTGGGCGCACCCATGGCGGCTGAGCTGTGCTATCGCCAATGTCTCCAGGCAGGATCTGGCAAAAG ATCAACAAGTTGGCGCCTAGTCCCCCTTATTCGACTGGCTCTCCTCGCTCTGCAACAAATCCAG gctaacgaggctaaccgTGAGCGATGGGAGGCACTGTGTACCGAGGCGTCGACCGAG GTTCTGAAACTCGACCCAAGTTGCACTGCAGCCAGACTTATCCAGGCAGTTGCACAGTGTATTCTTGGAAACACCAG ATCAGCCAGGCGTTCCTTGCAGTGTGTTTGCGACACGAAATCTGCCGCGTCACTAGTGGCCCGATACTGGCTCCTTCAGCTTCCGTCTAAATAA
- the LOC125563108 gene encoding beta-1 adrenergic receptor-like: MQTNETVEQTCWFIVLDRASVELAYTSYVVNIVLNCLFSPPTILLNILVILAIYQTPSLHSASNILICSLSFSDLLIGLVTQPFYVAYKFSEISGKFEEFCNAGVQIVALVSSYFLAGTSFYTLTVMSLDRCLALHLGLRYRLIVTQCRVVRLVVILWVFAVFTGFLQL; encoded by the coding sequence ATGCAGACTAACGAAACAGTTGAACAGACTTGCTGGTTCATCGTACTGGATCGCGCGTCCGTAGAACTAGCCTACACCAGCTATGTCGTCAACATTGTCCTCAACTGCCTTTTCTCCCCTCCTACGATCCTCCTGAACATTTTGGTCATTCTTGCAATATACCAGACGCCATCTCTTCACTCTGCATCAAACATTCTTATTTGCAGCCTGTCTTTCTCGGATCTCCTCATCGGTCTCGTGACGCAGCCTTTTTACGTGGCGTACAAATTCTCAGAAATCAGTGGCAAATTCGAGGAATTCTGCAACGCAGGGGTGCAAATTGTTGCGCTTGTCTCAAGCTACTTCCTGGCCGGCACATCGTTCTATACTCTTACAGTTATGAGTCTTGACCGATGCCTTGCGTTACACTTAGGACTGCGTTACCGTTTGATTGTCACGCAATGCCGCGTTGTCAGACTGGTGGTGATCCTGTGGGTTTTCGCTGTGTTCACTGGGTTCCTACAGCTGTAG